The proteins below come from a single Gossypium raimondii isolate GPD5lz chromosome 2, ASM2569854v1, whole genome shotgun sequence genomic window:
- the LOC105788152 gene encoding probable F-box protein At2g36090, with the protein MEHLQCDLKCLSRDILADIMARLDGSTLASAACTCSDLRGIARNQRLWKQLCNSTWPSTALDEAQHLISSSTDGFRRFYADSYPLISNDHKDANNYFPIQPTLISPSNFALFIDVYYREKCITSSVLDGIPMETDFGQDDDTTTGLMSWVLNCPFKVVPSDINDEDIEDGDDGHDFVSLVGKADDRCNELKEGIRLSWVLLDKKRGKAGNLSSWKPLSVKKIWASNGDYILHFGCIIPVQESLQLPHNLAKCLIGARCNIEEKQGYLRWKEVSMHIEDTSGAYVNGGKSLIILNQALYCSRSNNRHAVEKGYIQFEGRKQEIIRKKKLEETLADWLCISFEVVILLILGYRILPI; encoded by the coding sequence atggagcaTTTGCAATGTGATTTGAAGTGCTTAAGCAGGGATATCCTAGCTGATATCATGGCTCGACTAGATGGTTCAACCCTGGCCTCAGCTGCCTGCACATGTTCTGACCTTCGAGGCATAGCTCGAAACCAAAGGTTATGGAAGCAATTGTGTAATTCCACATGGCCTTCCACTGCACTCGACGAAGCCCAACAccttatttcatcatcaacgGATGGTTTTCGCAGATTCTATGCTGATTCTTATCCTCTTATTTCGAATGATCACAAAGATGCCAACAATTACTTTCCTATACAACCAACCCTTATTTCTCCGTCTAATTTTGCTTTGTTTATAGATGTTTATTATAGAGAAAAATGTATTACTTCCAGTGTCTTAGATGGCATACCAATGGAAACCGATTTCGGCCAAGATGATGACACAACAACTGGTCTTATGAGTTGGGTATTGAACTGTCCATTCAAAGTGGTACCTTCAGATATTAATGATGAAGATATTGAAGATGGTGACGATGGACATGACTTCGTATCACTTGTGGGAAAAGCAGATGATCGTTGCAATGAACTAAAAGAAGGGATTCGATTAAGTTGGGTGTTATTAGACAAGAAGAGAGGAAAAGCTGGAAATCTATCAAGCTGGAAGCCATTGTCGGTGAAGAAAATATGGGCTTCCAATGGTGACTATATTCTACATTTTGGGTGCATTATCCCAGTCCAAGAGAGCCTACAACTGCCTCACAACTTGGCCAAGTGTCTTATAGGGGCAAGATGCAACATAGAGGAAAAACAAGGGTATTTGAGATGGAAAGAGGTAAGTATGCACATTGAGGACACTAGTGGAGCATATGTAAATGGTGGCAAGAGTTTAATCATCTTGAACCAAGCTCTATATTGCTCACGAAGTAATAATCGTCATGCTGTTGAAAAGGGTTACATACAATTTGAGGGACGAAAGCAAGAGATTATAAGGAAAAAGAAGCTCGAAGAAACCTTGGCTGATTGGCTTTGTATATCTTTTGAAGTAGTAATCCTCTTAATTTTAGGGTACCGAATTTTACCCATTTAA